Genomic window (Mobula birostris isolate sMobBir1 chromosome 20, sMobBir1.hap1, whole genome shotgun sequence):
agggaagttgatGTCTTTGTAAAACCTGAAGAAATTGCACATAAGGTATCAAAAGTGAGTGGGTTGCTCAATTATTGGATTCtttgaaaatccaacaaaaggcaactaaaaatcgaTAAGAttgttaaagatgaaatatgaggcaatctagccaataatgtaaagcaGGACACTCAGAGTTTTTCCTCAGTTAAATAAGGAGTGAAAGGGAgacgagagtagatattggaccgctggaacatgatgctggtgaggtcgtAATGGggcacaaagaaatggcagaggaacttaatgaatactttgcaacagttttcactgtggaagacacagcaGGATTGAGTGactttgctattacaaaggaaaaagagctggacaaactcaaaggtcttaaggtggatgagtcatctggaccagatggactacatcccagagtcctgagggatgttgaagagataatggatgcattagtcacgatctttcaagaatcacttgattctggcatggtcctggaggactggaaaatagaaaattgcacatttaagaagggagaaaggcaaacgGAATAAAATTGCAAGCCAGTTAGCCGAACGGCAGTGGTTGGGATGGTATTGTAGTTCTTTATTTGAGGAGGAGTTTTCaaggtatttggagactaatgataaaataagtcaatgtcagcatgatttctgtgaaagaaaacCGGGCCTAACAAACCTTTAGAGGCCTTTGAGGAAGTGAAAAGGAAGGTGGACAaatgagaggcagtggatatcgtttacttggattttcagaaggcctttgataaggtaccacacacgaggctgctgaacactataaaatcctatggcattacaggaaagatactggcatggacagcggaatggctgacaggcaggaggcagccagtgggaataaatagggccttttcagattggctgccagtgactagtggtgttcctcaggggtcagtgttgggactgccacgttgtttgtcaaagatttatataatgtaattgatggctttgtgccaaagtttgtggatgatgcaaaggtaggtgcaggggtagatagtgctgaggaagcagtgcgattgcagcaggacttggacaaattggaggaATGGTTAAAAAGGTGGaagattgaatacagtgttgggaaatatatgatcatgcattttggtccAAGGAATAATATTGCTCagtattatttaaataaacagaagatTCACAGGTCCAGTGGGCTTAGGAGTTCTCCTGCAAGAGTTCCAGAAGGTTATTTCGCattttgagtctgtggtaaagaagggaaatgcaatgctgGCTTTTCTctgaaggggaatagaatatttaagcaaggagataaagttgagcctttataagacacaagtTAGGCCGTACTTGGAGTTTAATCAACGTTTtgtgtcccatatctcagaaaggaaaggggagtctcattgaaacctatggagtgTTGCacggactagatagagtggatgtggagaggttgtttcatgCGGTGGGGATAcccagactagaggacacagtctcaacattgaggggagaccttgtgaacagaggtcaggaggaatatttttagccagagtgtagtgaccCTGTGGAATACTCtatcacagactgcggtggaggccaagtctgtgggtatatttaaggagaaggttgatcatttcctgatctaTCAGTCCATCAAAGgacatggtgagaaggcaggtgtatggggttgagtgggatccaggatcagccatgatggaatggcggagcggagtcgatgggctgaacggcctaattctgctcctgtgtgttatgGCCTTACCAAGATTCACCCTGACCCCCCTCTCCCAGTCAGCACCGCCCCCACTTGTCcgatttaacctgtctcagtgcggatAGACTTAaggacccgggggagctcaggacccgccgccccgcggctgctgctgaatccgtggtgtttctgttccgttgtcGGATGGGGTGAACGAGTTAAAATTAACGGATCGATAATTCTCATTtcgtgtttatttcactctccgcacatttatatttacaggGACTTTACTCCTGACGCCGGTCCCGGGACTCGACCCGATTACAGACCTGGAGCGGAACCggagcagattctcagccactgGTTTTCATCCCGAGGCCAGAAGAAAGGATGAAGTTTCCccgtgaatttattcccagtgaaggtgtggagatgggacttggtctccgcgttgtaaaatgaaactgtcccggacACGTAACTGAGATGaactcccaccctcccggggaTGGGACCGGCAGAGAGACGGGACTCAGGGGAGGGGAGACCAAAGAACACGTCACAATCCCGATGTAACACGTCATCATCCCGCCAGATGACCCAGAATCCGGTCTCCGGACTCAGTCtgacctctccctccctctccacagactctgcggCGACTCCCAGATACCAGAC
Coding sequences:
- the LOC140185195 gene encoding E3 ubiquitin-protein ligase TRIM39-like, coding for MSPPDPRGRAARVSPRSPGPRCPNPPPIPGAALPESPPDPRGLSNSLLLPPVSVTLDVETASPRLEVSENRKSVRLTRTLRNLPDTGKRCMYWECVLGSEGFTSGRHYWEVEVTWNRVWYLGVAAESVEREGEVRLSPETGFWVIWRDDDVLHRDCDVFFGLPSPESRLSAGPIPGRVGVHLSYVSGTVSFYNAETKSHLHTFTGNKFTGKLHPFFWPRDENQWLRICSGSAPGL